A genomic window from Triplophysa dalaica isolate WHDGS20190420 chromosome 24, ASM1584641v1, whole genome shotgun sequence includes:
- the LOC130414737 gene encoding zinc finger BED domain-containing protein 5-like produces MIGDSAAAKLGAVPLSNDTVARRIVDMSNDIREQLIEFVKKSPYYALQLDESTDIAGQAQLLTYVRYLRDKAIEEDVLFCRPLQLHTTGEAIFNVLNIFILENGLAWDRCIGLCTDGAQAMTGRERGLAARVQQVAPLVKWTHCMVHREALAAKKMPVLFDSVLNQSVKMINLIKSRPLNSRLFGVLCQEMGSGHEQLLLHTEVRWLSRGRVLQRLYELREEVKWFLTEIKSDLAKHLDDTMWLASLSYLVDIFDRLNGLNLSLQGRGTHILILADKVHAFTQKLDLWHGRISQGNCDMFPSLADFITDAGTSHDFSSLFQSASEHLSAMRKQFATYFKEDYRSFAWVRDPFVCTANELSIDMQEQLIELKSDSRLKELFNSCPLSSFWAALMQEYPELCDVAMKILLPFASTYLCEAGFSKMTALKTKYRNRAQIEDDLRLCLSNIEPRIGDLCKAKQAQVSH; encoded by the coding sequence ATGATAGGCGATAGTGCAGCAGCCAAACTCGGTGCAGTACCACTGTCCAATGACACAGTCGCTAGGAGAATTGTAGACATGTCCAATGATATCAGAGAGCAACTGATCGAGTTTGTAAAAAAGAGTCCTTACTACGCGCTGCAGCTGGACGAATCCACTGATATTGCTGGGCAGGCACAGCTCCTCACCTATGTCAGGTATCTACGGGACAAAGCGATTGAGGAGGATGTACTGTTTTGCCGGCCTCTTCAGTTGCACACTACAGGAGAAGCCATTTTCAATgtccttaatatttttatccttGAAAATGGTTTGGCTTGGGACCGATGCATTGGCCTATGCACGGATGGTGCGCAAGCAATGACGGGGCGTGAGCGTGGCCTAGCTGCTCGAGTTCAGCAAGTAGCTCCACTTGTGAAATGGACACATTGCATGGTCCATCGCGAAGCACTAGCTGCTAAAAAAATGCCGGTTCTTTTTGACTCCGTGCTGAACCAATCcgtgaaaatgataaatcttaTCAAATCACGGCCGTTAAACTCTCGCTTGTTTGGGGTCCTCTGCCAGGAGATGGGGTCAGGGCACGAACAGCTGCTTCTGCACACTGAAGTTCGCTGGCTCTCCAGGGGGCGGGTGCTACAGCGGTTGTATGAGCTTCGagaggaggtgaagtggtttttgacagaaatcaaatcagatCTGGCGAAGCATCTGGATGACACTATGTGGCTTGCGTCTCTGTCCTATTTGGTCGATATATTTGACCGCTTGAATGGCCTCAACCTGTCTTTGCAAGGCCGCGGAACTCATATTTTGATCCTTGCAGACAAAGTGCACGCCTTCACACAAAAACTAGACCTCTGGCATGGCCGCATCAGTCAAGGGAACTGCGACATGTTTCCCAGCCTTGCAGACTTTATCACTGATGCAGGCACGTCACACGATTTCTCATCCCTATTTCAATCAGCGTCTGAGCACCTGTcagcaatgagaaaacaatttgCGACGTACTTTAAAGAGGATTATCGCTCTTTTGCGTGGGTTCGAGATCCGTTTGTGTGCACAGCAAACGAGCTATCAATTGATATGCAGGAACAGCTTATTGAGCTGAAGAGTGACAGTAGACTGAAGGAACTCTTTAACTCCTGCCCTCTTTCGTCATTCTGGGCAGCATTGATGCAGGAATATCCTGAACTCTGTGACGTCGCCATGAAGATTCTCCTTCCTTTCGCGTCGACATATCTGTGTGAGGCAGGATTCTCAAAAATGACTGCACTCAAAACGAAATACCGCAATCGTGCACAAATCGAGGATGATCTGAGACTATGTTTATCAAACATTGAGCCAAGAATTGGGGATCTTTGCAAGGCAAAGCAGGCTCAGGTCTCGCATTAA